In the genome of Rhodamnia argentea isolate NSW1041297 chromosome 3, ASM2092103v1, whole genome shotgun sequence, one region contains:
- the LOC115757129 gene encoding AUGMIN subunit 7: protein MAAKQMEEIQKKLAMLNYPRANAPAQSLLFAGMERYALLEWLFFRLLGDKSPFSQQNLQGDAMDRDEETSRIQYLAEIAKFLGITTTVDTEVIQGRGTYEDRTEMLQLMVDLVEASIYADNAEWSVDEQAAKDIQLIDSIAEKQAQIFSEECKLFPADVQIQSMYPLPDVSELEAKLSEQSKILMNLQQKVDDLASKHAYNPDEEYTEVEAQLRAHLESFLETARTFNMIYTKEIRPWTHMMEVPQLHGFGPAANRLLEAYKMLLKFLGNLRNLRDSYAALAVGLSETASGEPSSVTRIISECESALTFLNRDLGILSASIARERGEGVLS from the exons ATGGCAGCGAAGCAGATGGAGGAGATACAGAAGAAGCTGGCGATGCTGAACTACCCGAGAGCCAATGCCCCCGCTCAGTCCCTCCTCTTCGCCGGCATGGAGCGCTACGCTCTCCTCGAATGGCTCTTCTTCag GCTCCTGGGCGACAAATCGCCGTTCTCGCAGCAAAATCTGCAGGGCGATGCCATGGATCGCGACGAGGAGACCTCTCGCATACAAT ATTTGGCAGAGATTGCGAAGTTTCTGGGTATAACGACAACAGTCGACACGGAAGTTATACAG GGAAGAGGAACTTATGAAGATCGCACTGAAATGCTTCAGCTAATGGTAGATCTTGTTGAGGCAAGCATTTATGCTGATAATGCTGAGTGGAG TGTGGATGAGCAAGCAGCAAAGGATATTCAACTAATAGACTCTATCGCAGAAAAGCAAGCTCAGATTTTTTCGGAGGAGTGCAAGCTGTTCCCTGCTGACGTCCAGATTCAATCTATGTATCCATT GCCAGATGTTTCGGAGTTAGAGGCAAAGCTTTCCGAACAATCAAAGATACTCATGAATCTACAACAGAAAGTGGATGATTTAGCATCAAAG caTGCTTACAACCCAGATGAGGAGTACACAGAAGTTGAAGCACAACTACGTGCACACTTGGAATCTTTTCTAGAAACTGCGAGAACATTCAATATGATCTATACCAAG GAAATTCGCCCTTGGACACACATGATGGAGGTGCCCCAACTCCATGGGTTTGGACCAGCCGCTAATCGCTTATTGGAAGCGTACAAGATGCTTCTGAAG TTCCTTGGTAACTTGAGGAATCTCAGAGATTCATATGCAGCTCTGGCTGTTGGGTTGTCTGAAACGGCCTCTGGCGAACCCTCCTCTGTCACAAGAATAATCTCAGAATGTGAATCTGCATTAACATTCTTAAATCGCGACCTTGGTATTCTTTCGGCCTCCATTGCCCGTGAAAGAGGCGAGGGTGTGCTCTCATGA